The following nucleotide sequence is from Kiritimatiella glycovorans.
CTCCGCCATCCCGTTCAGTTCATCGGGCTCCAGCACGGCGGCGATCAGCAGCACGGCGGAGGCGCCCGACATGCGCGCGTGATACACCTGCCAGTCCTCGACCACGAATTCCTTGTAGAGCATGGGGAGGCGCGTGGACTTGCGCGCCGCCTCGAAATCGTCCTCGCCCCCGCCGAAGTAGCGGTAGTCCATGAGGCAGGATACGGCCTGCGCGCCGCGGTCTTCGTACGCGCGCGCGAGGGCGGCCGGATCGAAGTCCGCACGGATCACGCCTGCGGAGGGCGAGCGGCGTTTGATCTCGGCGATAAACCCGAACCCTTCGGCGCAGAGCGAAGCGGTCCAGTCCGGCGCGGGCGCATCCGCGGCCCCGGCCTGCTCGCGCATCGTCTCCGCGGGGACGTGTTCGCGCAGCTCCGCGATCTCGCGCCGTTTATGCGCTACGATCTCCTCGAGAATGTTCACGCCGATTCCTGCTGTTTCTTTTTCAGGTACGCCTCGATGAACTCGTCGAGGTCGCCGTCGAGCACGCCCTGGACATTCCCCACCTGCACGTGGGTCCGGTGGTCCTTGACCATCGTGTAGGGCTGCATGACGTAGGAGCGGATCTGGTGGCCCCAGGCGATTTCGCCCTTCTGGCCGTAGAGCTTCTCGATGTCCTTGCGCTTCTGGTCCTCCTCCATCTCGTAGAGTTTGGCCTTCAGCATCTTCATCGCGACGGCGCGGTTCTTGTGCTGCGACCGTTCCGCCTGGCACTGGACGACCGTGCCGGTGGGTTCGTGGACGATCCGCACGGCGGAGTCGGTGGTGTTCACATGCTGGCCGCCGGCTCCGCTCGAGCGGTAGGTGTCCACGCGGAGATCCTTGTCCTCGATCTCCACGTCAATGTCCTCGTCAAACTCCGGCATCACGTCGAGCGCGGCGAAGGAGGTGTGCCGGCGTCCGGCGCTGTCGAACGGGCTGATCCGGACCAGCCGGTGGCAGCCGCGCTCGGCCTTGAGGTAACCGTAGGCGTAGGGTCCCTCGACCAGCAGGGTCGCGCCCTTGAGACCCGCCTCGTCGCCCGGCTGGTAGTGCAGGGTCTGGACCTTGTAGTCGTGGCGCTCGAAATAGCGCATGTACATCCGGCAGAGCATGTCGGCCCAGTCGCAGGATTCCGTGCCGCCCGCTCCGGCGTGGATGCTGACGTAGGCGTTCTTCGAATCCATCGGACCGCTCAGCAGCGACTGCAGTTCGAGCTTGCGGAACGAGGTTTCCAGTTCGTGCAGCAGCCGTTCGGCGTCGGCCAATGCCGTATGGCGCTCTTCGCCCTCGTCCTCGCCTTCGGCCAGCTCGAGCATGACATCGACATCCTCCAGCTTCTGCGCGAGGGCGTCGCAGGGCTCGATTACGCTGCGCAGGCTCTTGGAGTGGGCGATGCGTTTCTGCGCGCGGTCCGGGTCGTCCCAGAACCCCGGCTGTGCGGCCTCGTCTTCGACGGAGGCCAGTTCCTTCCGTTTCTCCTCGAGTCCGAGGTAGCCCTGCATCTCTTCAAGCCGCGCCCGGAACGCGTCGGCGTGCTGTCTGAGTTCGTCCAGTTCCATGCGTGCTCCCTGTGTTGATCCGCGGGAGTATAGGATGGGAGCGCATCCGTGTAAACGTCCCTTCGAAAACGGTTATTCGTGGGTTTTTATGGCAATACGCGTACTCGTACTCGGAGCGCCGAAGGCGCGATCCCCCTCCCCCGATTCGAGGAACTCGAGTACGAGTACCGCTTCGCTGAGTACGAGTACGAATTATGTTCTCTCTGAATCCCGATTTCGACTTCGATCCGGATTTCGAGATCCCATCCGTGTGATCGGTGTAATCCGTGGTCGAAAACACAAGAAAGGTCTCTCGCAAAGGCGCCGGGACCGCAAAGATGGATGAGAACAGCACAGGCAAAGAACCCGTGGACGCCGCGAGGACGATCCATCGTGAACTTGGTCCAGGGCTTTAACCGGCGGACTCAGGGCGGGAAGCCGAAGGGGCGTGTGCATGCCCGCGTCCGGAACCCCCTATCCCCTCGATCGCGCGATCCGTTCGACCTGTTCGATATAGCGCTGGACGTCCTCGCGCGGATCCAGCCTCTGGGCGCGGCGCAGGAGCGGGAGGGCTTTTTCGAATCTGGACTGCCGGACCAGGAGCTGTCCGTGGTGGAGTTTGGCTTCGGCCTCGAATTCCTCCAGTTTTTCAGCCCGCTCAAAATAAAAGATCGCCTTCTCGGCCTGGTCTTCCGAGGCGTAATGCCGGCCGAGCAGGACCAGCGCGTCGCCATCGGTGGGGTTGCGTTCGACGACCTGTTCGAGGATCTCCGCCTGTTTCCCGCCCCGGCCTTCGGCCACGGCGATGCGGGCCTCGAGTTTGAGCAGGCGCGTCGCCCTCTCGTCCGCCAGGGTTTTTCCGTACACCTCGCGGACGCGTCCGATGAGCCGCTTCGACTCTTCGAGCGCCCCGCGGGCTGCGAGCACCTCGGCGTTGCGCAGCGGCCGGTCGACCGGCTGTCCGGGCTCGCTTTCGAGGGCGCGGAGGTAGACCTCCGCGGCGGCGGCGAGCATCTTCTCGTTCACATAGATATCGCCCAGCGTATTGAGGGCGCGTACATCGGCCTCGTTCCGCATGCGCAGATACTCGAAATTGCGCGCGGCCTGCAGCGGCTGTTTCATGCCCAGATAGGCATTGGCCTGCAGCAGCCAGAAGTCCTTACGCTCCGGATCGTCCCCGATCAGGGTGGAGGCCAGCGCGGCGGACTCCTCGTACTTCTCCTGTTTGAACAGGCTCTGGGCCAGTCCGAGCTTCCAGTCGACCGTATCCGGCTGCAGCAGCACGGCGCGGCGATACGCCGTCTCGGCGGGAACCTGTTCACCGACGCTCATATAGGCGTACCCCAGCAACCCGAAGGTCAGACCGTCGCCCGCGCCGAGGGCGATCGCCTCACTCAGCGGCTTGAGGGCTTTTTCGTACTCGCCGTTGCGGACATAAATCATGCCGAGGTTTTTCTGGGCGCGCAGGAAGCTCGGCAATTTTTCGACGGCCGCCTCGTAATGCCGAACCGCGGCCCCGAGGTCGTCGAGCTGGAAGCAGACGTTGGCGAGCGTAAAATCGAACATCGCCGTGGAGGCTTCTCCGGTCTGCTTTTCGAGAAAGGCGCGCGCCTTTTCGGGTTCTTCCGCGCTCATGAACTCCAGAACCTTCTCGAGCTTTTCGCGCTCCACGCTGCTCACACGCGGCTCGGTCTCCTGGTTTACCGCGTAGGAACCGAGGAAGCGCTGCCGGAAACCGGGATCGTTCCAGAGGTTGAGTTCCGGCGGCTCCTCTGCAGCCGCCATCGCGCTTCCCGCCAGAAGCATCGTCACCATCATCGCCAGATATTTCATCGTCCTGCTCCGCTGTTGGCTTTTCATGATCCGTCTGCGCTGAACGCCGTCCGCGCCATGGTGAAAACTTTTCATGTCCTTCCCTCCCTCATGTAGAGCCTCCCGCATCTTATCCTGCCGCAAAACTGATCGGGACGCGCATCCTGAACCGGACGGGCTTGCCTTTGCGCTTTCCGGGCTCGAATTTCCATTTTTTGACCGCCTTGAGCGCGGGCTCCTCGAAGGCGGGGTGCGTGGATTTCTGCACCCTGGCCTGCTCCACGCGGCCGCTCGTGTTGACCACGAAAATCACGTAAACGGTACCCTCCACCCCCTTGCTTCGCAGGTCGGGGGGGTAACGCGGCGCAGGCTGGTAGAGCACGCGCGGGCGCTGATCGAGCTGGGCCATGCTGAAAATGGCGTCCATCTCTGCTTTCTGCGCCGAGCCCAGATCGAGGTTCACGGCGAAATCGCCGCCCCAGTCGCCGCCCATACCCGGATTGAGCGCCAGCTCAAGCTGGGAGAGGTCGAGCGGCTGCGACTCCTGCTGCAGTTCGGGTTCGGGCTCTTCCGGCGGCTCCTCCTGCTCGGGTTCGGGGGGAGGCGGAGGCGGAGGCTCGAGCTGGGCGGTCTGCACGGTGCGCAGCTCCATGTCGTCCTGCTGCATCTGACCGATCGTCTGCAGCACGGGCAGGATCATGAAATAGGCCAGCGTAATGAGCAGCGCACCCGCGACGAGCAGCAGCGGGCGGAGCATCTTTGTCCACATCGCCGACGGCTTCTTATGGTATCCGTGAACCACCGTGTCTTGCTCCCCGCTGCTAGGACTTCTGCTTGCGCGTGGCGACGCTCACCTTTTCCGCGCCCGCCAGTTTCGCCTCGTCGATCACCCGCACCAGGATGCCCGACTGCACCTCGCGGTCGGCCTGAATGATGACCGGGACGTCCTCTTTCTGGAGCATGCGCTTGACCAGAGGGCGCACACCTCCGAGGCCGATCCGGTTTCCGCCGTAGACGACCTCGCCGTTGCCGGTGATGGCGATGAGGATGCTGTTCCGTTCGAGGTTCACGGAAGAGGCGGCCTGCGGCTTGTCGACTTCGACCCCCGTCTCCTCGACGAAGGTCGTCGTCACGATAAAGAAGATCAGCAGGATGAACACACAGTCGATCAGCGGCGAGATGTTGACATCCGCCTCCTGCGTATCCTCGCGCATGGATGATCTGAATCTGCTCATGAGCAGTCCTCCCGATTCAGTTTCTCAGACGTTCCTCGATTTCAGGGTTATGCACGGTGCGCGACTCAATGGGGCGTTCATGGATCGGGCGCGGCGCCCGGCCCGCGTCCGCCTCGCCGCTCCCGGCGTTCGGGGGCGCCATCGCCATCGGCGACCCCATGCCGGCCGCGCCGCCGAGCCGCCGGGCGGCGGCGGCCTGCTCGCGCAGACTCCCTCCGGCACCGCCGGCCGGCTGATCCTCGTCTCTCTTCCGCACCCTCGGGCGGCGGCGGCCTGCGACCACGGATCTGCGGCCGCGGCGACTGTCTTCTTTCACTTCCTCTTCAAATCCAAAGCGTTCGGGATCGACCTTCGCATTGCTGACCACCACGCGGGCTGCGGATTCTTCGCGTTTTTCCGCGGTGACCGGTTCCGGTGGCCTGTGCGGAGTCGCGGGGGCGTCCAGCGGCTTGAGCTTGAGTACGGCTTTCTTCCCGTCCCTGCGCATCGTCACGGTGCCGGCGGCCACATCAACCCCGGTCAGTTCGATCCCCTGGTAACGTTCTCCCGGCTTGAGCCATACGCTTTTATCGCTGGTGTTGTCGACCAGCCCGGCCTGCGGCCGGCCGTCGAAGCCTTCATACAACGTGCATATGCGCAGGTGCTTTGCGAACCGGTCGTCCATGACCGCTTTTCCATGCCCGGTTTCTTCTCCGCCTTCCGCCGCCGCGGCACCGAACGGCGCGCGCTCCACGATCGGACGGTACC
It contains:
- the trpC gene encoding indole-3-glycerol phosphate synthase TrpC is translated as MNILEEIVAHKRREIAELREHVPAETMREQAGAADAPAPDWTASLCAEGFGFIAEIKRRSPSAGVIRADFDPAALARAYEDRGAQAVSCLMDYRYFGGGEDDFEAARKSTRLPMLYKEFVVEDWQVYHARMSGASAVLLIAAVLEPDELNGMAERCRACGLEPLVEIHSAEEAAAAVDSGARWIGINNRDLRTFETRIETTLRLRPGLPDNALVVSESGIRSAQDIRTLREADVAGVLVGEHLLRQPDPGAALAALREGLRP
- a CDS encoding tetratricopeptide repeat protein; the protein is MKSFHHGADGVQRRRIMKSQQRSRTMKYLAMMVTMLLAGSAMAAAEEPPELNLWNDPGFRQRFLGSYAVNQETEPRVSSVEREKLEKVLEFMSAEEPEKARAFLEKQTGEASTAMFDFTLANVCFQLDDLGAAVRHYEAAVEKLPSFLRAQKNLGMIYVRNGEYEKALKPLSEAIALGAGDGLTFGLLGYAYMSVGEQVPAETAYRRAVLLQPDTVDWKLGLAQSLFKQEKYEESAALASTLIGDDPERKDFWLLQANAYLGMKQPLQAARNFEYLRMRNEADVRALNTLGDIYVNEKMLAAAAEVYLRALESEPGQPVDRPLRNAEVLAARGALEESKRLIGRVREVYGKTLADERATRLLKLEARIAVAEGRGGKQAEILEQVVERNPTDGDALVLLGRHYASEDQAEKAIFYFERAEKLEEFEAEAKLHHGQLLVRQSRFEKALPLLRRAQRLDPREDVQRYIEQVERIARSRG
- a CDS encoding energy transducer TonB, producing MWTKMLRPLLLVAGALLITLAYFMILPVLQTIGQMQQDDMELRTVQTAQLEPPPPPPPEPEQEEPPEEPEPELQQESQPLDLSQLELALNPGMGGDWGGDFAVNLDLGSAQKAEMDAIFSMAQLDQRPRVLYQPAPRYPPDLRSKGVEGTVYVIFVVNTSGRVEQARVQKSTHPAFEEPALKAVKKWKFEPGKRKGKPVRFRMRVPISFAAG
- a CDS encoding ExbD/TolR family protein, which translates into the protein MSRFRSSMREDTQEADVNISPLIDCVFILLIFFIVTTTFVEETGVEVDKPQAASSVNLERNSILIAITGNGEVVYGGNRIGLGGVRPLVKRMLQKEDVPVIIQADREVQSGILVRVIDEAKLAGAEKVSVATRKQKS
- the prfB gene encoding peptide chain release factor 2: MELDELRQHADAFRARLEEMQGYLGLEEKRKELASVEDEAAQPGFWDDPDRAQKRIAHSKSLRSVIEPCDALAQKLEDVDVMLELAEGEDEGEERHTALADAERLLHELETSFRKLELQSLLSGPMDSKNAYVSIHAGAGGTESCDWADMLCRMYMRYFERHDYKVQTLHYQPGDEAGLKGATLLVEGPYAYGYLKAERGCHRLVRISPFDSAGRRHTSFAALDVMPEFDEDIDVEIEDKDLRVDTYRSSGAGGQHVNTTDSAVRIVHEPTGTVVQCQAERSQHKNRAVAMKMLKAKLYEMEEDQKRKDIEKLYGQKGEIAWGHQIRSYVMQPYTMVKDHRTHVQVGNVQGVLDGDLDEFIEAYLKKKQQESA